Genomic DNA from Shouchella patagoniensis:
TGATCGAGACAAATTGGCTGAAGGTATTTCAAGAATGGTCGTTGATATTCAATCTGTAAGCGAAGCCGCTGTCTTAATTACTGACAAATACGCTCTGGCTGTATACAAACAACAAGACGGACAACCAGAGAACCTTGTGGCTGATCAAGTAAAAAGAACCTTGCTTGCTTCGTTGCCAAGCTTCTATGAGGCATATGTATCAAATGATCCTTCTCACATGAAAGATATTCAACGTTTTCAGAATACAACTGCAGGTAGTCAAGATTATAAATGGTTGATTGATGAAACCATTAAAGAATTAAAACAAGATCCACAGGGAGACGTAGCAGATCAAACAGAGGATGATCAAACGGAAATATTAAATGAAAAACAAGAAAAACTACGTCAAGAAAAATAACGATCATGCTTAGGCATGATCGTTATTTGTTATACATGTTGTTCGCCTTGGACTTTCTTAGCTTCCATATTCACTTGTGCTTGATTAACTTGTTCATCCGCGTGATAAGAAGAACGGACAAGGGGCCCAGCTTCACAATGACTAAACCCTTTATCAATTGCAATTTGCTTTAATTCAGCAAATTCATCAGGGTGATAGTATTTTATCACTTTTAAATGTTTTTTAGTTGGCTGCAAATACTGACCAATCGTCATTATGTCAACGTCATGAGCACGCAGATCATCCATTGTTTCTAAAATTTCTTCTTTCGTTTCTCCCAATCCCACCATTAAACTTGACTTTGTTGGGATATCTGCATGCATTTCTTTGGCACGTTTTAAAAATTCGAGTGTCCGGTCATACTTTGCTCGCGCGCGTACTTTAGGTGTTAAACGTCGGACTGTTTCAATGTTATGATTCATAATATTAGGTCTTGCATCCATCAAAGTTTGCAAACTTCCCTCGTTACCTAACATATCAGACGGCAATACTTCAATTGTACAAAATGGATTTTTACGACGAACTGCCTTTACCGTTTCGGCAAAAACAAAGGCACCACCATCTTTTAAGTCATCTCGAGCAACAGCCGTAATGACAACATGCTTTAACCCCATTGTTTCAACTGATTCTGCTACACGTTCAGGTTCTTCTAAATCCAATTCCGTTGGCAAACCTGTTTTCACAGCACAAAAACGGCAACCCCGTGTACAAGTATCACCTAAAATCATGAATGTAGCTGTTTTTCTTACAGCCCAACATTCGTGGATATTTGGGCAGCGTGCTTCCTCACATACTGTATGTAGTTTTTTTTCGCGCATCATTTTTTTTAAACCTGTATATGACTCATTCGTATTTAGTTTAATTTTAAGCCAATCGGGTTTTCTTTGATACGTTTCTTTCTCCTCATTCTTCTCCACTAAGTTGCCACCCCTTCAATTGGGAATTTTCATTCAGTTACCATCATCCTACCACGTTTCGTCATATTTAACCAACCCTCCTTGTTGAAAAAGAGTGAAAAATGGCAAGCATTTTCAGTCATTATTTTTCGAAATTGCTACATACTAACAAAAAGCTAGAGAAAGGAGTCGTGATAAATGTCTACATTTCGACGTTTCATTTTCATCTGTGTCGTTGGTATCATCTGTCTATCATCCTTTACCCATTATGCATCAGCAGTAGAGACCGAAAAAAACCCCTTTGTAGAAAGGCTCGCTTTATATAAGAAGATGGAGACCATAACAAATGTACCTTGGCACTACTTAGCTGCTGTTGACTCGTACGAAAGAGGATTACGCAAGGCACTTCGAGACCGCCCGGATTCAAACGGTTTTATTTCAATATATTATGCACAAGAAGACTGGGTAGGTGCCCTTAATCCTAATCCAGGTGATACCAATCCTAATACAATAAGTTTATTTGAAGGAATTGGTTTAGATGGAAATGGGGATGGTAAAGCCCTGCTCTCAGATGATGAAGACGTTTTATATACATTGGCCCGCTACTTAGAATCATATGGATTTGCAGAAGAGGATTTTCGAATTGCATTATGGCATTTTTATCAACGGGAGCAAAGTGTCAATATTGTTTATGGTCATTCTTTAGTTTATAAACATTATCAAACACTAGATCTCCATCAACATGCATTTGTTATGCCCTTAAACCATAATTATAGTTATCGGAGTACATGGGGTGATCGCCGTGGCTGGGGTGGGCGCCGTATCCACGAAGGTACAGATCTTTTTGCTAATTATAACGTCCCAATCCAATCCGCATCAAACGGAATTGTCGAAACAATTGGGTGGAACCCCTATGGTGGTTGGCGTGTGGGGATAAGAGACTTGGATAATATCTACCATTATTACGCCCATTTAAACGGTTTTGAAAAGGGCATTGAAGAAGGTTCTATTATTAAAGCTGGACAAATTATTGGTTATTGTGGAAGCTCTGGCTACGGTAAACCGGGTACCCA
This window encodes:
- a CDS encoding YhcN/YlaJ family sporulation lipoprotein produces the protein MKKVALTTLTILTLLSACNQSSSEGLFETNNANQTMLGTEYDSNNMNRSYGYARHTSEEMERNNNHAGALVFDRDKLAEGISRMVVDIQSVSEAAVLITDKYALAVYKQQDGQPENLVADQVKRTLLASLPSFYEAYVSNDPSHMKDIQRFQNTTAGSQDYKWLIDETIKELKQDPQGDVADQTEDDQTEILNEKQEKLRQEK
- the lipA gene encoding lipoyl synthase, which codes for MEKNEEKETYQRKPDWLKIKLNTNESYTGLKKMMREKKLHTVCEEARCPNIHECWAVRKTATFMILGDTCTRGCRFCAVKTGLPTELDLEEPERVAESVETMGLKHVVITAVARDDLKDGGAFVFAETVKAVRRKNPFCTIEVLPSDMLGNEGSLQTLMDARPNIMNHNIETVRRLTPKVRARAKYDRTLEFLKRAKEMHADIPTKSSLMVGLGETKEEILETMDDLRAHDVDIMTIGQYLQPTKKHLKVIKYYHPDEFAELKQIAIDKGFSHCEAGPLVRSSYHADEQVNQAQVNMEAKKVQGEQHV
- a CDS encoding M23 family metallopeptidase, with amino-acid sequence MSTFRRFIFICVVGIICLSSFTHYASAVETEKNPFVERLALYKKMETITNVPWHYLAAVDSYERGLRKALRDRPDSNGFISIYYAQEDWVGALNPNPGDTNPNTISLFEGIGLDGNGDGKALLSDDEDVLYTLARYLESYGFAEEDFRIALWHFYQREQSVNIVYGHSLVYKHYQTLDLHQHAFVMPLNHNYSYRSTWGDRRGWGGRRIHEGTDLFANYNVPIQSASNGIVETIGWNPYGGWRVGIRDLDNIYHYYAHLNGFEKGIEEGSIIKAGQIIGYCGSSGYGKPGTQGKFPPHLHYGMYRDNGTTEWSFDPFPSLKQWERAARKAN